A single region of the Xenopus laevis strain J_2021 chromosome 4L, Xenopus_laevis_v10.1, whole genome shotgun sequence genome encodes:
- the LOC108714243 gene encoding CARD- and ANK-domain containing inflammasome adapter protein — MSTPVTQLPPISSTSLFTNPYAVEVLKMKKQELIEGIQDPDILIKCLIDNGIMSSDKKMALSYYRTKTEKTSRLLDILLSKGERACRLFFFPCLKQIEPSLYNSVKNYVSTVSDSVGEGRRQLVGYLLERDKDVPKTIGKVRPHKTQQRESLPRKVKAVEERLSYSEKEKKVVPQQISKEVKKTDSSSMTAFDAVAKGDLSLLQNILRDTDINAVNPSGETLLHMAAASGHVAVIEYLINKGAKIDSKDMKHRTPLHRASENGHGEAVKVLLRAGAFIYSLDDASLTPLHLAAENNHQNVLKILLQEEGRQYKNRHNFIHMAATQGNSKLTQLLLKNRAPVDAVDEKKQTALHYAVSGGHLKTVKILLESGAGIDSSIIDAAFATNNERIFGLLLEYSKGLSPDTMVSAMFKAVTLNLFGIINALIDKGTNVNATNDIQYTPLLLAAELGKSEAAQALIEKGAQLDVRTPNMSTALHLAVQGGDASVTKLLIRRGMNINIAGPGDQTPLHLAAFHNKQELADILIAAGANVNAATKELVTPLHIASQRGNLHVAQSLLHHKANVSAKDKQSRTPLHLAAGGGGYDLVQLLLNNKADPNATEKDKKTPLHIAAAAGQTEIVDVMLKSQARFAVKDMDGCTPMHYAAATGSTDIAKALLKAGKNKNVDDKNVWRKTPLHLAAEHGHSDLINLLLQNGAVINALDNNRDTPLHCACKGGHLSSVQTLVGWVQGGKANLQATNSLKKTPLQVAESSATDAHQHIATFLKKKMFITK, encoded by the coding sequence atgaGTACTCCAGTAACACAGCTTCCACCAATCAGTTCCACCAGCCTGTTTACGAATCCATATGCTGTTGAAGTACTAAAGATGAAAAAACAAGAGCTCATTGAAGGGATCCAGGATCCAGACATCCTCATAAAGTGTCTCATAGATAATGGCATCATGTCTTCAGACAAAAAAATGGCTTTGTCTTATTACAGAACAAAGACAGAAAAGACTTCCAGGCTGCTAGACATTCTGTTGTCAAAAGGTGAGAGAGCTTGTcgtctttttttctttccttgccTGAAACAAATAGAACCTAGCTTGTACAACAGCGTGAAAAATTATGTAAGCACTGTGAGTGATTCTGTTGGAGAAGGAAGGAGGCAGCTAGTGGGCTATTTGCTTGAAAGGGATAAAGATGTCCCTAAAACCATTGGAAAGGTTAGACCTCACAAAACTCAGCAAAGAGAGAGTCTACCAAGGAAAGTGAAGGCTGTAGAGGAAAGGCTCAGTTactcagaaaaagaaaagaaagttgtTCCGCAACAAATATCCAAAGAGGTTAAAAAAACTGATTCATCCTCTATGACTGCTTTTGATGCTGTTGCAAAAGGAGATCTCTCCCTTCTGCAGAATATTTTGAGAGATACTGATATTAATGCAGTAAATCCATCTGGTGAAACTCTTCTGCATATGGCGGCAGCTAGTGGTCATGTTGCTGTTATTGAATACTTGATTAATAAAGGTGCCAAAATAGACTCTAAAGATATGAAACACAGAACACCACTACACAGAGCTTCAGAAAATGGACATGGAGAGGCTGTGAAGGTGCTACTGCGAGCTGGAGCTTTCATTTACTCCTTAGATGATGCCTCCCTGACACCTCTGCACTTGGCTGCAGAAAACAACCATCAGAATGTACTAAAGATCCTTCTGCAGGAGGAAGGGAGGCAGTACAAAAATAGGCACAATTTTATTCACATGGCTGCTACTCAAGGTAATAGCAAGTTGACACAACTTCTTCTAAAAAACAGAGCACCAGTTGATGCAGTGGatgaaaaaaaacagacagcTTTGCATTATGCGGTTTCTGGTGGGCATTTGAAGACAGTAAAGATCTTGCTGGAATCTGGCGCTGGCATTGATTCCAGTATTATTGATGCAGCATTTGCCACAAACAATGAGCGTATCTTTGGTTTATTACTGGAATACTCCAAAGGATTGTCTCCAGATACTATGGTTTCAGCTATGTTTAAAGCTGTCACATTGAATCTTTTTGGAATTATCAATGCTTTGATTGATAAAGGTACCAATGTTAATGCCACAAATGACATACAGTACACACCTTTGCTTCTAGCAGCAGAATTAGGAAAATCAGAAGCTGCCCAGGCACTTATTGAAAAAGGTGCACAGCTTGATGTTAGAACGCCAAATATGAGCACTGCCTTGCATCTGGCAGTTCAAGGTGGTGATGCATCAGTTACGAAGTTGCTCATAAGGAGGGGAATGAATATTAATATTGCTGGCCCTGGAGACCAAACCCCACTTCATCTAGCTGCTTTTCATAACAAGCAAGAGCTGGCTGATATTCTAATTGCTGCTGGTGCCAATGTGAATGCTGCCACCAAGGAATTAGTCACTCCTTTGCATATTGCGAGCCAGAGGGGAAACCTTCATGTTGCACAGAGCCTTTTACATCACAAAGCTAATGTCAGTGCTAAAGATAAGCAATCAAGGACACCTTTACATCTTGCGGCTGGGGGAGGCGGATATGATCTGGTACAGTTGCTTCTCAATAACAAAGCTGACCCTAATGCTactgaaaaagacaaaaagacaCCATTACACATTGCTGCAGCAGCTGGACAGACTGAAATTGTGGATGTCATGTTAAAAAGTCAGGCCAGATTTGCAGTTAAGGACATGGATGGTTGCACTCCTATGCACTATGCTGCAGCCACAGGCAGCACAGATATTGCTAAAGCCCTTCTGAAagcagggaaaaataaaaatgtggatgATAAAAATGTATGGAGGAAAACTCCTTTACATTTGGCAGCAGAACATGGGCACAGTGATTTGATCAATTTGCTTTTGCAAAACGGAGCGGTCATAAATGCCCTGGACAACAACAGAGATACACCACTCCACTGTG